In a genomic window of Coprococcus eutactus:
- a CDS encoding NAD(P)H-dependent glycerol-3-phosphate dehydrogenase — translation MKIGVLGAGGWGSALANLLAGNGHEVTVWSIDEREVAMLKEFHEQRDRLPGVILNNSIEYTTDASKSVVGQDMVVCAVPSPFVRSTAKSVAEYVAAGQLIVNVSKGIEESTLKALVEVIEEEIPQAKVAVLSGPSHAEEVGREIPTTVVAGARDMEVAKTIQNTFMNDYFRVYTSTDVTGIELGGSVKNVIALAAGISDGLGLGDNTKAALMTRGMAEIMRLGLAMGADVKTLSGLSGMGDLIVTCTSKHSRNRNAGYLIGQGKTYEEAMAEVKMVVEGVYSAKATLALAKEHGVDMPIVEAVNNVLFNGMTAKEALTELLNRDRKSEL, via the coding sequence ATGAAAATAGGAGTTCTTGGAGCCGGAGGATGGGGGTCGGCACTAGCAAATCTTCTGGCGGGAAACGGCCATGAGGTGACAGTATGGTCGATAGATGAGAGGGAGGTAGCCATGCTCAAGGAGTTTCATGAGCAGAGAGACAGACTTCCGGGTGTGATATTAAACAACAGCATTGAATACACAACTGATGCGTCAAAGTCAGTGGTAGGACAGGATATGGTCGTATGCGCTGTGCCTTCTCCGTTTGTAAGAAGTACAGCTAAAAGTGTGGCTGAATACGTGGCGGCAGGACAGTTGATCGTAAACGTGAGCAAAGGAATAGAGGAATCGACTCTCAAAGCTCTTGTTGAAGTGATAGAGGAGGAGATCCCACAGGCGAAGGTGGCAGTGCTGTCCGGACCTTCACATGCAGAGGAAGTTGGAAGAGAAATCCCTACAACAGTGGTTGCCGGAGCGCGCGACATGGAGGTTGCAAAGACTATACAAAATACGTTTATGAATGATTATTTTAGAGTATATACTAGTACAGACGTGACAGGCATAGAGCTTGGTGGTTCAGTGAAAAATGTAATAGCTCTTGCGGCAGGAATATCGGATGGCCTTGGCCTTGGAGACAACACTAAAGCAGCACTTATGACGAGGGGAATGGCAGAGATAATGAGGCTCGGTCTTGCCATGGGCGCTGATGTCAAGACTTTGTCAGGCCTGTCAGGCATGGGGGATCTCATTGTTACATGCACATCAAAGCACAGCCGCAACAGAAATGCAGGATATCTCATAGGACAGGGAAAGACATATGAGGAGGCTATGGCTGAGGTCAAAATGGTTGTGGAAGGCGTATATTCAGCCAAGGCGACTTTGGCACTTGCAAAAGAACACGGGGTTGATATGCCTATAGTTGAGGCTGTCAATAATGTATTATTTAACGGCATGACGGCGAAAGAGGCACTTACGGAACTGCTTAACAGAGATAGAAAGAGTGAATTGTAA
- the plsY gene encoding glycerol-3-phosphate 1-O-acyltransferase PlsY: MDMLIRLICLVGGYGVGLIQTAYIYGRIKGVDIRKYGSGNAGTTNALRVLGKKAGLIVFLGDFLKGIIACSLTHIILGQLDVGNAYMFVLYTGLGVVLGHNFPFYMQFKGGKGIAASGGMIVGLWDWRLVVILLAAFIISVVVTRYVSVGSLTIMIGFFILYTIFAIHGDYNFTSNAKMIEGIVLAGVIAGMAVIRHLPNIKRLIAGTENKLSFGSKTA; the protein is encoded by the coding sequence ATGGATATGTTGATCAGATTGATATGCCTTGTAGGAGGTTACGGAGTCGGCTTGATCCAGACCGCATATATATACGGAAGGATAAAAGGTGTCGACATCAGAAAGTACGGAAGTGGAAATGCAGGAACAACGAATGCCCTCAGAGTGCTCGGAAAGAAAGCCGGACTCATTGTTTTTCTTGGAGATTTTCTCAAGGGAATAATTGCCTGTTCGCTCACACATATCATACTTGGACAACTTGACGTGGGAAATGCATATATGTTCGTTTTGTATACAGGGCTTGGAGTTGTACTTGGACATAATTTCCCATTCTACATGCAGTTTAAGGGCGGTAAAGGAATTGCAGCCAGCGGTGGAATGATAGTAGGTCTCTGGGACTGGAGACTTGTGGTCATCTTGCTTGCAGCATTTATCATTAGTGTTGTGGTTACCAGATATGTGTCGGTTGGCTCGCTTACGATCATGATAGGTTTCTTCATATTGTACACAATATTTGCGATACATGGAGATTATAATTTTACATCAAATGCAAAGATGATAGAGGGAATCGTGTTGGCAGGAGTTATTGCAGGAATGGCAGTGATAAGACATCTGCCGAATATAAAGAGGCTTATAGCTGGAACAGAGAATAAATTGTCGTTTGGTTCGAAGACAGCATAA
- the der gene encoding ribosome biogenesis GTPase Der has protein sequence MSKPIVAIVGRPNVGKSTLFNVLAGEKISIVQDTPGVTRDRIYADINWLDYNFTLIDTGGIEPETDNIILKSMREQAEIAIETADVIIFMTDVRQGMVDDDSKVADMLRRSKKPIVLVVNKVDSFEKFMPDVYEFYNLGLGDPHPISGSSRLGIGDMLDEVVSHFDESAKEEVEDERPRIAIIGKPNVGKSSIINKLLGEDRVIVSDIAGTTRDAIDTEVVRNGREYVFIDTAGLRKKSKIKEDIERYSIIRTVSAVERCNVAVLVIDATEGITDQDAKIAGIAHERGKGMIIAVNKWDAIEKNDKTIYKFTEEIRNKLSYMPYAELLFISAETGQRLPKLFETIDAVIENHSLRVATGVLNEIMSEAVAMQQPPSDKGKRLKLFYITQVSVKPPTFVIFVNDKELMHFSYTRYIENRIRESFGFRGTPLKFIIRERKEK, from the coding sequence ATGAGCAAACCTATAGTAGCCATAGTTGGCAGACCAAATGTAGGTAAATCTACTCTGTTCAATGTACTTGCAGGAGAGAAGATATCTATAGTTCAGGATACTCCTGGAGTTACAAGAGACAGAATTTATGCCGATATAAACTGGTTGGATTATAATTTTACGCTTATAGACACTGGCGGTATTGAACCTGAAACGGATAATATCATACTTAAAAGTATGAGGGAGCAGGCTGAGATTGCGATAGAGACGGCAGATGTCATTATTTTTATGACAGATGTAAGACAGGGAATGGTTGATGACGACTCAAAGGTTGCCGATATGCTCAGAAGGTCGAAGAAACCTATAGTTCTTGTTGTCAATAAAGTTGACAGCTTTGAAAAGTTTATGCCTGACGTTTATGAATTCTACAATCTAGGGCTTGGAGATCCACATCCGATATCAGGCTCATCAAGACTTGGAATAGGAGATATGCTGGATGAGGTTGTATCCCATTTTGATGAGTCGGCAAAGGAAGAAGTCGAGGATGAGAGACCTAGAATTGCAATCATAGGAAAACCCAATGTGGGTAAATCTTCTATTATCAATAAGCTCCTGGGCGAAGACAGGGTTATTGTATCAGATATAGCCGGAACAACGAGAGATGCCATAGACACAGAGGTAGTCAGAAATGGCAGGGAGTATGTGTTCATCGACACAGCCGGACTTAGAAAAAAGAGCAAGATAAAAGAAGATATAGAGAGATACAGTATCATACGAACAGTTTCAGCTGTTGAGAGATGCAACGTTGCAGTCTTGGTCATTGACGCCACGGAGGGAATCACGGATCAGGATGCCAAGATCGCAGGAATAGCCCATGAGCGTGGTAAGGGTATGATAATAGCTGTAAATAAATGGGATGCCATAGAAAAGAACGACAAGACTATATACAAATTTACAGAGGAGATTCGAAATAAACTGTCTTATATGCCGTATGCGGAACTACTTTTCATATCGGCTGAGACCGGGCAGCGTCTGCCAAAATTATTTGAGACTATAGATGCTGTTATAGAGAACCATTCACTCCGTGTAGCCACAGGAGTCCTCAACGAGATTATGAGTGAGGCCGTTGCAATGCAGCAGCCACCATCAGACAAGGGAAAGCGATTAAAGCTTTTCTATATAACACAGGTATCTGTGAAACCACCTACATTTGTCATATTTGTAAATGACAAAGAGCTTATGCACTTTTCATATACCAGGTATATTGAAAATAGGATAAGAGAGTCTTTTGGTTTCAGGGGAACACCTTTAAAATTCATAATCAGAGAGAGGAAAGAGAAGTAA
- a CDS encoding radical SAM protein has protein sequence MEHIVKNVLENSIAEELEIEPGDNILAVNDHPIEDIFDYQYLINDEYIELLVKKSDGEEWLLEIEKDYDEDLGIVFENSLMDNYKSCYNKCIFCFIDQNPKGMRDTIYFKDDDSRLSFLQGNYITLTNMKDEDIDRIINYHLAPINISVHTTNPQLRCSMLNNRFAGTILERIRKFYNAGIPMNGQIVLCKGINDGEELWRSISDLMEFVPVMESLSVVPVGLSDYRDGLFHLEPFDKEDACEVIDIIEHFQKKAYEKHGIHFVQASDEWYINAGRDFPEAERYDGFVQLENGVGMVRLMKEEFEQEFSAVQGDDREYEVSIVTGVLVYDSIKILVDRMKEKFPNVKIHLYKIINDFFGHRITVTGLLTGGDIIKQLKGKPLGQRLILPSNTLMADEPKFLDDVTLDQFIEALQVDVCIVESSGADFIHSVIGDEMHSRFEK, from the coding sequence ATGGAACATATAGTAAAAAATGTACTTGAAAATAGTATAGCCGAAGAACTGGAGATTGAACCCGGGGACAATATCCTCGCGGTAAACGATCATCCGATCGAAGATATATTTGATTATCAATATCTTATAAATGACGAATATATAGAGCTGCTCGTTAAAAAATCAGACGGTGAAGAATGGCTTTTGGAGATAGAAAAAGATTATGACGAGGATCTTGGAATAGTATTTGAGAATTCCCTCATGGATAATTACAAATCCTGTTACAATAAATGCATTTTCTGTTTTATTGATCAGAATCCAAAGGGCATGAGAGATACGATATATTTTAAGGATGATGATTCAAGACTTTCATTTTTGCAGGGCAACTATATAACACTTACAAACATGAAAGATGAGGATATAGACAGAATCATCAACTATCATCTTGCCCCCATCAATATTTCTGTTCATACTACGAATCCGCAGCTTCGGTGCAGTATGCTCAACAACAGATTTGCGGGAACGATCCTTGAACGAATTCGGAAGTTCTACAATGCCGGAATTCCAATGAATGGACAGATCGTTTTGTGTAAAGGGATAAATGATGGAGAGGAGCTGTGGAGGTCCATATCTGATCTGATGGAATTTGTGCCGGTCATGGAGAGTTTGTCGGTGGTCCCGGTTGGCCTTTCGGATTATCGTGATGGATTATTTCATCTCGAACCGTTCGATAAAGAAGATGCCTGTGAGGTCATAGATATAATCGAACATTTTCAGAAAAAGGCATACGAAAAGCATGGTATACATTTTGTTCAGGCAAGTGATGAGTGGTATATAAACGCGGGCAGAGATTTTCCAGAGGCAGAGAGATATGATGGCTTTGTACAGCTCGAAAATGGAGTTGGAATGGTCAGACTTATGAAAGAAGAGTTTGAACAGGAGTTCAGCGCTGTTCAAGGTGATGACAGGGAATATGAGGTGTCGATAGTCACGGGGGTTCTCGTATATGATTCTATAAAGATCCTGGTGGACAGAATGAAAGAGAAATTCCCAAATGTTAAGATTCATCTGTATAAGATAATAAATGACTTCTTTGGTCATAGAATAACAGTTACAGGATTGCTTACGGGCGGAGACATAATCAAACAGCTCAAGGGAAAGCCTTTGGGACAAAGACTTATCCTGCCGTCAAATACCCTTATGGCTGATGAACCTAAGTTTCTGGATGATGTGACTCTGGACCAATTTATAGAAGCTTTACAAGTGGATGTTTGTATTGTAGAATCAAGTGGTGCTGATTTTATACACTCAGTTATCGGGGATGAGATGCATTCTCGTTTTGAAAAGTAA
- the pgeF gene encoding peptidoglycan editing factor PgeF, whose translation MKNIKYIPNKSNSTHIHSVNGVDYITFDKLDKTGVVHAFSTRTGGVSEGYLGSMNLSFHRGDDPDKVMENHQRFAKAVGYDHTKLVFSDQVHKTDIYKVTEADAGKGIVRISDIIGIDGLMTNVPGIPLMTFYADCVPIYFYDPVRKVVAMNHSGWKGTVAKISQCMIKRLGDEYGTDPTDLICAIGPSICKDCYEVSEDVAEQFKLAYTEQEAREIVYPRESQYKGKYLLDLHTANYFNLVDAGVKPENIDVTNICTCCNSDWLFSHRASKGLRGNLGAVIMLPE comes from the coding sequence ATGAAGAATATAAAATATATACCAAATAAAAGCAATTCAACACATATCCACAGTGTGAATGGGGTTGATTATATAACATTTGACAAGCTGGATAAGACCGGCGTGGTTCATGCGTTTTCTACGAGAACAGGGGGCGTAAGTGAAGGGTATCTGGGCTCTATGAATCTGAGCTTTCACCGGGGCGATGATCCGGATAAGGTCATGGAAAATCATCAACGCTTTGCGAAGGCTGTCGGCTACGATCACACGAAGCTTGTGTTCTCCGATCAGGTACACAAGACGGATATATACAAAGTTACAGAGGCGGATGCCGGAAAAGGAATAGTGAGAATCTCCGATATAATCGGAATAGACGGACTTATGACAAATGTTCCAGGTATACCGCTTATGACGTTCTATGCTGACTGCGTTCCGATATATTTCTATGACCCTGTTAGAAAAGTTGTGGCTATGAATCATTCCGGCTGGAAAGGAACCGTAGCTAAGATCAGTCAGTGCATGATAAAAAGGCTTGGAGATGAGTATGGGACAGATCCCACAGATCTTATTTGTGCTATAGGTCCCTCTATTTGCAAGGATTGCTACGAGGTAAGTGAGGATGTGGCAGAGCAGTTTAAATTAGCTTATACGGAGCAGGAGGCGCGTGAGATCGTATATCCTAGAGAAAGTCAGTATAAAGGCAAATATTTGCTTGATCTTCATACAGCCAATTATTTTAATCTGGTGGATGCCGGGGTGAAACCGGAGAATATTGATGTGACAAATATATGTACATGCTGCAATTCTGATTGGCTTTTCTCACATAGAGCCAGTAAAGGGCTTAGAGGCAATCTTGGTGCTGTTATCATGCTGCCTGAATAG
- a CDS encoding YraN family protein, whose translation MENSAVLNEYNSRRTGSEYETAACDYLKNCGYDILARNYRVSAGEIDIVAQSDGYIVFVEVKFRSNTHMGAASEAVDHRKQKRISKAALYFLKQYGYGVEVPVRFDVITVSGNEITHIENAYDYAGW comes from the coding sequence ATGGAGAATAGCGCTGTATTAAATGAGTACAACAGCAGACGAACAGGTTCTGAATATGAGACGGCAGCGTGCGACTATCTGAAAAACTGCGGCTATGATATACTTGCAAGAAATTATAGGGTGTCTGCGGGGGAGATAGATATTGTTGCGCAAAGCGATGGATACATAGTGTTTGTTGAAGTCAAATTCAGGTCCAACACTCATATGGGAGCTGCCTCCGAGGCAGTGGATCACAGAAAGCAGAAAAGGATCTCTAAGGCTGCGCTGTATTTCCTAAAGCAATATGGGTATGGCGTTGAAGTCCCAGTGCGGTTTGATGTCATAACTGTATCTGGGAATGAGATAACACATATAGAAAATGCATATGATTATGCAGGCTGGTAA
- a CDS encoding ribonuclease HII: protein MSSIAEIKKVFASTDLSDYDRLFEEYAGDDREGVKKILESAHRKKKAYDDEKIRMYKMFEYERKYSDNEFICGIDEVGRGPLAGPVVAAAVILPKECDILYLNDSKQISAQKRELLYDEIMEKAVAVGVGMANQDVIDDINILNADYEAMKQAISKLSVRPQLLLNDAVNIPGVDIPQVGIIKGDTLSASIAAASIIAKVTRDRLMVEYDSIYPGYGFARNMGYGTAEHIKALETIGPCAIHRRSFITKFV from the coding sequence ATGAGCAGCATTGCAGAGATAAAGAAGGTGTTTGCATCGACAGATCTGTCCGATTACGACAGACTGTTTGAAGAGTATGCCGGGGATGACAGAGAGGGAGTTAAGAAGATACTCGAGTCAGCCCACAGGAAAAAGAAAGCATACGATGATGAGAAGATCAGAATGTACAAGATGTTCGAGTACGAGAGAAAGTATAGTGATAATGAGTTTATCTGCGGTATAGATGAGGTAGGCAGAGGTCCGCTGGCAGGTCCGGTGGTTGCTGCTGCGGTTATCCTTCCAAAGGAGTGTGATATACTGTATCTGAATGATTCAAAGCAGATATCTGCCCAAAAGAGGGAACTTCTGTATGATGAGATCATGGAGAAGGCTGTTGCAGTGGGAGTAGGTATGGCTAATCAGGATGTCATAGATGATATAAATATTTTAAACGCTGATTACGAGGCAATGAAACAGGCTATATCAAAGCTCTCTGTTAGACCTCAGCTGCTGCTCAACGATGCGGTGAACATTCCTGGTGTCGATATCCCACAGGTAGGCATCATAAAGGGAGATACTTTGTCCGCATCCATAGCGGCTGCGAGTATAATTGCAAAGGTGACAAGGGATAGGCTCATGGTAGAGTACGATTCTATCTATCCTGGATATGGATTTGCACGCAATATGGGATATGGAACGGCGGAGCATATAAAAGCGTTGGAGACGATCGGACCGTGTGCGATACATAGAAGATCGTTTATCACAAAGTTTGTGTGA
- the lepB gene encoding signal peptidase I, with protein MSEDTNKETNVADTLNEIFDDDPAKKAREREIAKYEKKRQKALEKETRKAAKAEAKQKKKNGESEENTEVSQLGTDKSAEGQASGVSGWSWDQAVKESSENQTETDQNKNNNESSESAETPNKNESEKNENKADTSSKNESDVQAVYSEDGELDEKALRSKLRAEKKAEKKQRKAQKKEDKEINIVKDLLFLCMYILIVIGICWAVLTYVGQRTEVSGESMSNTLHSGDTLWIDKLEYEFGSPKRFDVVVFPYEEEKDTFYIKRIIGLPGETVYIDEEGTIYINDEPLEGDKYGREPIAEDKRGVASEEVTLGDDEYFVLGDNRNNSRDSRFEDVGNIHKDVIIGRAVFRFTGGLGKIE; from the coding sequence ATGAGCGAAGATACTAATAAAGAGACAAATGTTGCTGATACCTTAAACGAGATATTTGATGATGACCCTGCGAAAAAAGCCAGGGAAAGAGAGATTGCCAAATACGAGAAAAAACGTCAGAAGGCACTTGAGAAAGAGACCAGAAAGGCGGCGAAGGCAGAGGCTAAACAGAAGAAAAAGAACGGTGAATCTGAGGAAAACACCGAAGTTAGTCAGTTAGGCACAGATAAGAGTGCGGAGGGACAGGCTTCGGGTGTCAGCGGATGGTCCTGGGATCAGGCGGTGAAGGAGAGCAGCGAAAACCAGACTGAGACTGATCAGAATAAGAATAATAATGAATCCAGTGAATCTGCAGAGACGCCAAATAAGAATGAATCTGAGAAAAACGAGAATAAAGCAGATACATCGAGCAAGAATGAGTCCGATGTACAGGCCGTATATTCTGAGGATGGTGAGCTTGATGAGAAAGCGCTGAGAAGTAAGCTCAGAGCTGAGAAAAAAGCAGAGAAAAAACAGAGAAAGGCTCAGAAAAAGGAAGATAAGGAGATAAATATCGTAAAAGATCTTCTGTTTCTGTGTATGTATATACTGATCGTCATAGGAATCTGTTGGGCAGTGCTCACATATGTGGGACAGAGAACAGAGGTGAGCGGAGAATCTATGAGTAATACTCTGCACAGCGGGGATACATTGTGGATAGACAAGCTTGAATATGAGTTTGGCTCTCCAAAGAGATTTGATGTGGTGGTGTTCCCTTATGAGGAAGAGAAAGACACATTTTACATCAAGCGTATCATAGGTTTGCCGGGTGAGACTGTGTATATAGATGAGGAAGGAACTATCTATATCAATGATGAGCCTCTTGAGGGCGATAAGTACGGCAGGGAGCCTATAGCTGAAGACAAGAGAGGTGTAGCATCTGAGGAAGTGACGCTTGGCGATGATGAATATTTCGTGCTTGGCGACAATAGAAATAACAGCAGGGACAGCCGTTTTGAGGATGTTGGAAACATTCACAAGGATGTGATAATAGGCAGGGCTGTATTTAGATTTACCGGTGGTTTAGGTAAGATAGAATAG
- the ylqF gene encoding ribosome biogenesis GTPase YlqF, translated as MNIQWYPGHMTKAKRMMQEDIKLIDIVIELVDARIPLSSKNPDIDELAKNKYRLILLNKSDLADDAVTAKWEKYYSEKGFFVAKINARDGAGMKSINGIVQEACREKIERDRKRGIINRPIRAMIVGIPNVGKSTFINSYARKACTKVGNKPGVTKGKQWIRLGKNIELLDTPGILWPKFDDEAVGLRLAYIGSINDEILNVTDIAVELIKFLQANYCQTLTQRYNIESTGDPVQVIAQIAEKRQCIKKGGELDYDKASALLMDDFRSGKLGRITLETP; from the coding sequence ATGAATATACAGTGGTATCCTGGTCATATGACAAAGGCAAAGCGTATGATGCAGGAAGATATAAAACTGATAGATATAGTTATAGAGCTGGTTGATGCGAGGATTCCGCTTAGCAGCAAGAACCCGGATATAGATGAACTGGCAAAGAACAAATACAGACTGATACTGCTCAACAAATCAGACCTTGCGGATGACGCCGTCACAGCAAAGTGGGAAAAATATTACAGCGAGAAAGGCTTTTTTGTGGCTAAGATCAATGCCAGGGACGGTGCCGGGATGAAGAGTATAAATGGCATCGTACAGGAGGCATGTCGTGAGAAGATAGAGCGTGACAGAAAAAGAGGTATAATCAACAGACCTATAAGAGCGATGATCGTGGGAATACCAAATGTTGGAAAGTCCACATTTATCAATTCATACGCGAGAAAGGCATGTACAAAGGTTGGAAATAAGCCTGGCGTGACAAAGGGCAAGCAGTGGATACGTCTGGGAAAGAACATAGAACTTCTCGACACTCCGGGAATACTTTGGCCTAAGTTTGATGATGAGGCTGTAGGTCTCAGACTGGCATATATCGGATCTATCAATGACGAGATCCTGAATGTTACAGATATAGCAGTTGAATTAATAAAATTTTTACAGGCAAACTATTGTCAGACACTGACTCAAAGGTATAATATTGAAAGTACTGGCGACCCCGTGCAGGTGATTGCGCAGATCGCTGAAAAGAGACAGTGTATAAAAAAAGGTGGCGAGTTGGACTATGATAAAGCTTCAGCTCTTCTCATGGATGATTTCAGATCAGGTAAGCTTGGACGGATCACTCTTGAGACACCTTAA
- the lepB gene encoding signal peptidase I has protein sequence MSERYDRIRRIRREKRRQRRQQRTLKKSMKYLFGWLITILTAAVLGYGFVAFGFQKVYMVGPSMTPVIPDGQKCVVNKIAYLVGSPDRYDIVAYRSVEHQDKYYSIKRVIGLPGETVLIQNGQVYINGNPLTDSPIDSEIRTAGLAESSITLGENEYFLLGDNPDSSQDSRFSSVGNIKKSEMLGRIKE, from the coding sequence ATGAGTGAGAGATATGACAGAATAAGAAGAATACGCCGTGAGAAACGCAGGCAGCGCAGACAGCAGAGAACGTTGAAGAAATCCATGAAGTATCTATTTGGATGGCTTATAACGATTCTGACAGCAGCAGTTCTAGGATATGGATTTGTCGCATTTGGATTTCAGAAAGTCTATATGGTGGGGCCATCCATGACTCCGGTTATACCGGACGGACAGAAGTGTGTTGTCAATAAGATAGCATACCTTGTGGGTTCACCGGACAGATATGATATAGTTGCCTACCGTTCTGTGGAACACCAGGACAAATATTATTCGATCAAGAGAGTTATAGGCCTGCCGGGGGAGACTGTGCTGATACAGAATGGACAGGTATATATAAATGGAAATCCGCTTACAGACAGTCCGATAGATAGTGAGATACGAACGGCAGGTCTGGCGGAGTCATCCATCACGCTCGGGGAAAATGAATATTTTCTGCTTGGAGACAATCCGGACAGCAGCCAGGATTCGAGATTCAGCAGTGTGGGGAATATAAAAAAGAGCGAGATGCTTGGAAGAATAAAAGAGTGA
- the rplS gene encoding 50S ribosomal protein L19 produces the protein MNDYIKNLEASQMKESVDKFNVGDTVKVHNRIKEGNKERIQIFEGTVIKRQGGSNRETFTVRKISSGCGVEKTWPVHSPFVEKIEVVRKGKVRRAKIYYLRSRVGKAAKVKELVK, from the coding sequence ATGAACGATTACATCAAGAATCTTGAGGCTTCTCAGATGAAGGAGAGCGTTGACAAGTTCAACGTAGGAGACACAGTTAAGGTACACAACCGTATCAAAGAGGGTAACAAGGAAAGAATCCAGATCTTCGAGGGTACAGTTATTAAGAGACAGGGCGGAAGCAACAGAGAGACTTTCACAGTAAGAAAGATTTCTAGCGGATGCGGTGTTGAGAAGACATGGCCTGTACATTCACCTTTCGTTGAGAAGATCGAAGTAGTAAGAAAAGGTAAAGTTAGACGTGCTAAGATCTACTACTTACGTTCAAGAGTTGGTAAGGCAGCAAAGGTTAAAGAGCTTGTTAAATAA
- a CDS encoding AAA family ATPase, whose amino-acid sequence MLSTGTFHRKQYFRVKELLQSENFIAIVGPSRVGKSVMMAQLADECGGNYVSFKLLSDDASDDTFDDILKRISNNEETIEYLDDIAYLKDLGRRLAV is encoded by the coding sequence ATGTTGAGTACAGGTACATTTCATAGAAAACAATATTTTCGTGTGAAAGAATTATTGCAGTCTGAAAACTTTATTGCCATAGTGGGACCTAGTCGGGTGGGAAAATCTGTAATGATGGCTCAGTTAGCTGATGAGTGTGGCGGCAATTATGTATCATTTAAATTGCTGTCGGATGATGCTTCAGATGACACATTTGATGATATTTTAAAGAGGATCAGCAATAATGAGGAAACTATTGAATATTTAGACGATATTGCTTATTTAAAAGATTTGGGAAGGCGATTAGCTGTTTAA